The following coding sequences are from one Pseudonocardia sp. EC080619-01 window:
- the ligD gene encoding non-homologous end-joining DNA ligase, with amino-acid sequence MPLDEYRRRRDPRRTPEPVPDGDPESGGDDRFVIQEHHATALHWDLRLERGGVLASWAVPKGLPEDSETVRMAVRTEDHPLEYLDFHGDIPRGEYGGGHMTVWDSGRYDTEKWNDNEVAVVLHGERARGRFVLLHRDGGQGAGRADRWLLRRTRDQPAGSAPSGAPLPHDPVAAVPTAARRLPAGDGWRVRPVFGGRRMLVRSDGGRLTLRPIGDDGSPGDPVDTPAALRDLGPELGAGGHLLDAELTGRGELWIADVLHTGGRDVRALPLDERRALLEALPLDGPHRRPVPLYPNAGARLLDAVRQQGLPGVVAVREGSPYPEGPSDDWREVPVTGRRDTTRRSSGAAHRDGYGRASLTNPDKVLYPATGTTKAEVLGHYLAVAEAMLPHLESRPATLKRWPDGVESSSFFEKNVSRHAPSWLRTARVGTPGGRSESADFAVITDAEGLAWAANLAALELHVPQWRLGPRDGRHPPDRVVFDLDPGEGTTVVDCCRIALRLRALLDEHGLPVYPSTSGGKGMQLYLPVRVTEPERTSEFAREVAERLAAEHPRETIAVMTRARRRGKVFVDWSQNNTAKTTIASYSLRGRERPTVATPVTWDEVDACREAGDLVFTCDDLPGRLDTHGDLMRPLLDTEGFRLPRGGAIFEVPG; translated from the coding sequence GTGCCGCTCGACGAGTACCGCCGCAGGCGCGACCCGCGGCGCACCCCGGAGCCGGTGCCCGACGGCGACCCGGAGTCCGGTGGCGACGACCGGTTCGTCATCCAGGAGCACCACGCCACCGCGCTGCACTGGGACCTCCGGCTGGAGCGCGGCGGGGTGCTCGCGTCCTGGGCGGTGCCGAAGGGCCTGCCCGAGGACAGCGAGACCGTCCGGATGGCCGTGCGCACCGAGGACCACCCGCTGGAGTACCTCGACTTCCACGGGGACATCCCGCGCGGCGAGTACGGCGGCGGGCACATGACGGTCTGGGACTCCGGGCGTTACGACACCGAGAAGTGGAACGACAACGAGGTCGCCGTCGTGCTGCACGGCGAACGCGCCCGCGGCCGGTTCGTCCTGCTGCACCGGGACGGCGGGCAGGGGGCCGGCCGGGCGGACCGGTGGCTCCTGCGCCGCACCCGCGACCAGCCCGCCGGTTCCGCGCCTTCCGGGGCGCCGCTCCCCCACGACCCCGTCGCCGCGGTCCCGACGGCGGCCCGCCGGCTGCCTGCCGGGGACGGCTGGCGCGTCCGCCCCGTCTTCGGCGGCCGCCGGATGCTGGTCCGCAGCGACGGCGGCCGGCTCACCCTGCGCCCGATCGGCGACGACGGCTCCCCCGGCGACCCGGTCGACACACCCGCGGCGCTCCGGGACCTCGGCCCGGAGCTCGGCGCGGGCGGGCACCTGCTCGACGCCGAGCTGACCGGCCGCGGCGAGCTGTGGATCGCCGACGTCCTGCACACCGGCGGCCGCGACGTCCGTGCGCTGCCCCTCGACGAGCGCCGGGCGCTGCTGGAGGCGCTCCCCCTCGACGGGCCGCACCGCAGGCCCGTCCCGCTGTACCCGAACGCGGGCGCGCGGCTGCTCGACGCCGTCCGGCAGCAGGGCCTGCCGGGCGTCGTCGCCGTCCGGGAGGGGTCGCCCTACCCCGAGGGGCCGAGCGACGACTGGCGGGAGGTGCCGGTGACCGGGAGACGGGACACCACGCGCAGGAGCAGCGGGGCGGCGCACCGCGACGGCTACGGCCGCGCGTCGCTGACCAACCCGGACAAGGTGCTGTACCCGGCCACCGGCACGACGAAGGCCGAGGTCCTCGGGCACTACCTCGCCGTCGCCGAGGCGATGCTGCCGCACCTGGAGAGCCGCCCCGCCACGCTGAAGCGCTGGCCGGACGGGGTGGAGTCGTCGTCGTTCTTCGAGAAGAACGTGTCCCGGCACGCGCCGTCGTGGCTGCGCACGGCACGGGTCGGCACGCCCGGCGGCCGGTCCGAGTCGGCCGACTTCGCGGTGATCACCGACGCCGAGGGGCTGGCCTGGGCGGCGAACCTCGCGGCGCTGGAGCTGCACGTCCCGCAGTGGCGGCTCGGCCCGCGCGACGGCAGGCACCCACCGGACCGTGTCGTGTTCGACCTCGATCCCGGTGAGGGGACGACCGTCGTCGACTGCTGCCGGATCGCACTGCGGCTGCGCGCGCTGCTCGACGAGCACGGGCTGCCGGTGTACCCGTCGACGTCCGGCGGCAAGGGCATGCAGCTCTACCTGCCGGTGCGGGTCACAGAGCCCGAGCGCACCTCCGAGTTCGCCCGGGAGGTCGCCGAGCGGCTCGCCGCCGAGCACCCGCGGGAGACGATCGCGGTGATGACCCGCGCCCGTCGCCGGGGAAAGGTGTTCGTCGACTGGAGCCAGAACAACACGGCCAAGACGACGATCGCCTCGTACTCGCTGCGCGGGCGCGAGCGGCCGACCGTGGCCACCCCCGTCACCTGGGACGAGGTGGACGCCTGCCGCGAGGCCGGGGACCTGGTGTTCACCTGCGACGACCTGCCCGGCCGGCTGGACACCCACGGTGACCTGATGCGTCCCCTGCTGGACACCGAGGGTTTCCGGCTCCCCCGTGGTGGGGCGATCTTCGAGGTGCCAGGCTGA
- a CDS encoding DUF3072 domain-containing protein: MTNDHTTDDTEPGTAEKDPGDWTTGDEPMTGPQRSYLETLLQEAGHGTAELDGLSKAAASRRIDELQEATGRGQ; encoded by the coding sequence ATGACGAACGACCACACGACCGACGACACCGAACCGGGCACCGCCGAGAAGGACCCGGGCGACTGGACGACCGGCGACGAGCCGATGACGGGGCCGCAGCGCTCGTACCTGGAGACGCTGCTGCAGGAGGCCGGCCACGGGACCGCCGAGCTCGACGGGCTCAGCAAGGCCGCGGCGTCCCGCCGGATCGACGAGCTGCAGGAGGCCACCGGCCGCGGGCAGTGA
- a CDS encoding cupin domain-containing protein, with product MTTHHRSRFHVRAAEEPVVDQGDPSDSTWVAAGGDPRDRGRLVELVSEQLVGSERLMVGLAWLGPGERHLLHHHPHADEWYYVIAGAARFTVGDETVRGEPGSALWIPAHAPHGIHNDTGGTLEFLWGFDRPRLDSVGIVWDE from the coding sequence GTGACCACCCACCACCGGAGCCGGTTCCACGTCCGGGCCGCCGAGGAGCCGGTCGTCGACCAGGGCGACCCCTCCGACAGCACCTGGGTCGCCGCCGGCGGTGACCCGCGCGACCGGGGCAGGCTCGTCGAGCTGGTGTCCGAACAGCTGGTCGGTTCCGAACGGCTGATGGTCGGCCTGGCCTGGCTCGGCCCCGGTGAGCGGCACCTGCTCCACCACCACCCGCACGCCGACGAGTGGTACTACGTCATCGCGGGGGCCGCGCGGTTCACCGTCGGCGACGAGACCGTCCGGGGCGAGCCCGGCTCGGCCCTCTGGATCCCCGCCCACGCCCCGCACGGCATCCACAACGACACCGGCGGGACGCTGGAGTTCCTCTGGGGGTTCGACCGGCCCCGCCTGGACTCGGTCGGCATCGTCTGGGACGAGTAG
- a CDS encoding PDR/VanB family oxidoreductase has translation MDLMVEDRRDEADGVVSLTLVRARGGELPPWTPGAHVDLRLADGLVRQYSLCSDPADRTRWRIGVRREPDGRGGSRHVFDKLHGGDIVDVGDPRNHFELVAAAHYVFVAGGIGITPLLPMIDRAQRAGAGWSLLYGGRSRSSMAFADELARYGDRVVIAPQDEVGLPDLATPLDGAPHGTLVYACGPEALLDAVAARTAAWPAGSLHVERFAPRTSTPAGRDGTFEVEFVASGVTAVVGPDRSVLDVAEEAGIRADWSCREGTCGTCEAGLLGGRAEHRDSVLDDDERAAQDCMMICVSRAEQGCPALRIDL, from the coding sequence ATGGACCTGATGGTGGAGGACCGCCGGGACGAGGCCGACGGCGTCGTGTCCCTGACGCTGGTCCGCGCCCGAGGCGGTGAGCTCCCGCCCTGGACACCGGGTGCGCACGTCGACCTCCGCCTCGCCGACGGGCTCGTGCGCCAGTACTCACTGTGCTCCGATCCCGCCGACCGGACCCGCTGGCGCATCGGGGTACGGCGCGAGCCCGACGGCCGCGGTGGGTCCCGGCACGTGTTCGACAAGCTCCACGGCGGCGACATCGTCGACGTCGGGGACCCCCGCAACCACTTCGAGCTGGTGGCGGCGGCGCACTACGTCTTCGTCGCCGGGGGCATCGGGATCACCCCGCTGCTGCCGATGATCGACCGGGCCCAGCGGGCCGGAGCCGGGTGGTCGCTGCTCTACGGCGGGCGCAGCCGGTCCTCGATGGCCTTCGCCGACGAGCTGGCCCGCTACGGCGACCGGGTCGTGATCGCCCCGCAGGACGAGGTCGGCCTGCCCGACCTCGCGACCCCGCTCGACGGCGCCCCGCACGGCACCCTCGTCTACGCCTGCGGCCCGGAGGCACTGCTCGACGCCGTCGCCGCACGGACGGCGGCGTGGCCGGCCGGGAGCCTGCACGTCGAACGCTTCGCCCCGAGGACGTCCACACCCGCCGGCCGGGACGGGACCTTCGAGGTCGAGTTCGTCGCCAGCGGGGTCACCGCCGTCGTGGGGCCGGACCGCAGCGTCCTCGACGTCGCGGAGGAGGCCGGGATCCGTGCCGACTGGTCCTGCCGGGAGGGGACCTGCGGAACGTGCGAGGCCGGGCTGCTCGGCGGCCGCGCCGAGCACCGGGACTCCGTGCTCGACGACGACGAACGCGCCGCCCAGGACTGCATGATGATCTGCGTCTCGCGCGCCGAACAGGGCTGCCCGGCGTTGCGGATCGACCTGTGA
- a CDS encoding aldehyde dehydrogenase family protein, giving the protein MTAALDVHPAHHVDGAWVAARDGRTLAVEDPSTGATVAHVARGGAADVDDAVRAARACARTIRGTTPADRGRALRALATALGDRREEFARLETLDTGKPISLSRSEVAGCVDYLHYYAGAADKLHGETIPLGPGSLAFTVREPVGVSAHVVPWNAPLSMLCRSLAPALAAGNTAVVKPAEQTPLTALRLAELVTAAGYPPGTCNVVTGLGTEAGRALAGHPGIGSLTFTGSVATGRAVLRAAAEHITPVVTELGGKSPQIVFADTDLDDVADQVVAGFTANSGQYCDAGSRLLVERSVHDDLVERVAARAAALTIGPGADDPDLGPLVSARHHRRVAGYVALGHAEGRLVGRPRPVPPDGHYLAPAVFTGLAPDARIVQEEIFGPVLAVLAFDDEDHAVRLADGTDYGLGVGIHTRDIDRALRVAGRVDAGYVMINEYFGGGTAVPFGGTKLSGTGRERGLVALESYLSTKTVVARTSG; this is encoded by the coding sequence ATGACCGCCGCGCTCGACGTCCACCCCGCCCACCACGTCGACGGTGCCTGGGTCGCGGCCCGCGACGGGCGCACGCTCGCCGTGGAGGACCCCTCGACCGGCGCGACCGTCGCGCACGTCGCGCGTGGCGGTGCCGCCGACGTCGACGACGCCGTCCGTGCCGCCCGGGCCTGCGCGCGCACGATCCGCGGGACCACCCCGGCCGACCGCGGCCGGGCCCTGCGGGCGCTCGCCACGGCACTCGGGGACCGCCGCGAGGAGTTCGCGCGCCTCGAGACCCTCGACACCGGCAAGCCGATCTCGCTGTCGCGCTCCGAGGTCGCGGGCTGCGTCGACTACCTGCACTACTACGCCGGCGCCGCGGACAAGCTCCACGGCGAGACCATCCCGCTCGGGCCCGGGTCGCTGGCCTTCACCGTCCGCGAGCCGGTCGGGGTGAGCGCCCACGTCGTCCCGTGGAACGCCCCGCTGTCGATGCTGTGCCGCAGCCTCGCCCCGGCCCTCGCGGCCGGCAACACCGCTGTCGTCAAACCCGCCGAGCAGACCCCGCTGACCGCGTTGCGCCTCGCCGAGCTCGTCACCGCCGCCGGCTACCCGCCCGGGACCTGCAACGTCGTCACCGGCCTGGGCACCGAGGCCGGGCGGGCTCTGGCCGGCCACCCGGGGATCGGGTCGCTCACCTTCACCGGGTCGGTCGCCACCGGCCGGGCGGTGCTGCGGGCCGCGGCCGAGCACATCACCCCGGTGGTGACGGAGCTGGGCGGGAAGTCGCCACAGATCGTGTTCGCCGACACCGACCTCGACGACGTGGCCGACCAGGTCGTCGCCGGTTTCACCGCCAACAGCGGCCAGTACTGCGACGCCGGGTCCCGGCTGCTGGTCGAACGCTCCGTGCACGACGACCTCGTCGAACGGGTCGCCGCCCGTGCCGCGGCGCTCACCATCGGACCGGGGGCCGACGACCCCGACCTCGGGCCGCTGGTCTCGGCCCGGCACCACCGTCGCGTGGCCGGCTACGTCGCGCTCGGGCACGCCGAGGGACGCCTCGTCGGCCGGCCACGACCGGTCCCGCCGGACGGCCACTACCTCGCCCCCGCCGTGTTCACCGGCCTCGCACCGGACGCCCGGATCGTGCAGGAGGAGATCTTCGGGCCCGTACTGGCCGTCCTGGCCTTCGACGACGAGGACCACGCGGTGCGCCTCGCCGACGGCACCGACTACGGCCTGGGCGTGGGCATCCACACCCGTGACATCGACCGGGCACTGCGCGTGGCCGGCCGCGTCGACGCCGGTTACGTGATGATCAACGAGTACTTCGGGGGCGGCACCGCCGTCCCCTTCGGCGGCACCAAGCTCAGCGGCACCGGCCGCGAACGCGGGCTGGTCGCGCTGGAGAGCTACCTGAGCACCAAGACCGTCGTCGCCCGCACGAGCGGATGA
- a CDS encoding aromatic ring-hydroxylating dioxygenase subunit alpha: MTLDVTATTAPATAPGDALPARPVDPALFTEESTYRHTRLPVELASTLLPDAYTSPAFFALEQEKVFASGWVAVGFVADVETAGACVVVDVAGRSVVVTRNRHGELRGFHNVCRHRATKLLDAGAREVGRRGRIRCPYHNWTYDTDGTCLGTPLFEGSDVPPGQEAVFDTSGAKGFDRADYGLLPVAVEAWGFLLFVNLAPDPAPLRDHLGDLPRRFADHRLQDWTPQRRSSYDVAANYKLVGENFMEYYHLPWVHPELNQVSQVSDHYRWQGPGRYTGMCTTPVSRNTEAGGWDGPAPLSTLGPQDREAGRFVWLFPSCALVVLPNHAFVLLNRPVAADRTIETAVLLTHPESTGSPGLQEGLDQLEKFWDLVNRQDVEIVERVQEGMADPAYRGGRMCFRFEEPLHRFQNMVVDRMVGIDRVPGGDDEVMTPMFGDPA; this comes from the coding sequence ATGACACTCGACGTCACGGCGACGACGGCCCCGGCCACCGCCCCGGGCGACGCGCTGCCGGCCCGGCCCGTCGATCCCGCGCTGTTCACCGAGGAGTCCACCTACCGCCACACGCGCCTCCCGGTGGAGCTGGCCTCGACCCTGCTGCCCGACGCCTACACCTCGCCGGCGTTCTTCGCGCTCGAGCAGGAGAAGGTGTTCGCCTCCGGCTGGGTCGCCGTCGGCTTCGTCGCCGACGTGGAGACGGCGGGCGCCTGCGTCGTCGTCGACGTGGCGGGACGCTCGGTCGTCGTCACGCGCAACCGGCACGGCGAGCTGCGCGGCTTCCACAACGTGTGCCGACACCGGGCCACGAAGCTGCTCGACGCCGGTGCCCGCGAGGTCGGCAGGCGCGGCCGGATCCGGTGCCCGTACCACAACTGGACCTACGACACCGACGGCACGTGCCTGGGCACGCCGCTGTTCGAGGGCTCCGACGTGCCCCCGGGCCAGGAGGCCGTCTTCGACACCTCGGGCGCGAAGGGATTCGACCGCGCCGACTACGGCCTGCTCCCCGTCGCGGTCGAGGCCTGGGGCTTCCTCCTGTTCGTCAACCTCGCCCCCGACCCCGCACCGCTGCGCGACCACCTCGGAGACCTCCCCCGGCGATTCGCCGACCACCGGCTGCAGGACTGGACGCCGCAGCGCCGGTCCTCCTACGACGTCGCCGCGAACTACAAGCTCGTCGGGGAGAACTTCATGGAGTACTACCACCTGCCCTGGGTGCACCCGGAGCTCAACCAGGTCTCGCAGGTCTCCGACCACTACCGCTGGCAGGGGCCCGGCCGCTACACCGGGATGTGCACCACGCCGGTGTCGCGCAACACCGAGGCCGGCGGCTGGGACGGGCCGGCCCCGCTGAGCACGCTCGGCCCCCAGGACCGCGAGGCCGGCCGGTTCGTCTGGCTGTTCCCCAGCTGCGCGCTGGTCGTGCTGCCGAACCACGCGTTCGTGCTGCTCAACCGGCCCGTCGCCGCCGACCGCACGATCGAGACCGCGGTCCTGCTCACCCACCCCGAGTCGACCGGCTCCCCCGGCCTGCAGGAGGGCCTCGACCAGCTCGAGAAGTTCTGGGACCTGGTGAACCGCCAGGACGTCGAGATCGTCGAACGGGTCCAGGAGGGTATGGCGGACCCCGCCTACCGCGGCGGGCGGATGTGCTTCCGCTTCGAGGAGCCGCTGCACCGCTTCCAGAACATGGTCGTCGACAGGATGGTCGGCATCGACCGGGTCCCCGGCGGCGACGACGAGGTCATGACGCCCATGTTCGGGGACCCGGCATGA
- the solA gene encoding N-methyl-L-tryptophan oxidase: MTTYRAIVVGLGGLGSAALHRLSAELGPGVLGLEQFELGHHRGASQDHSRIIRLAQHQEHYAALAAPAYKAWAEVEAESGQQILTRTGGLVIEDRIARRGAATGTRNIEGYTAMFDRFGVGYELLDADELTARWPQFRVEGGEQALYQADSGIVDAARANAVHIALARAHGAEVRPHTPVRAIRADGDGVTVVTDGETLRADRVVVAADAWTNQVLAGTGVQLPLTVLREQITYYSTPHLAEFSTSRFPVFMWHGRHNFYGFPVYGEVATKLGQHMGGEETTAEDRSFEPDPVRRDRYDDFLVRHLPRFRGPELYSRTCLYTVPPDQNFILDRLPGSPQIVVANGAGHAYKFAALIGGLLADLALDREPAHAVDAFSAGRPALTDPAFPRSFHV, encoded by the coding sequence ATGACGACCTACCGCGCGATCGTCGTCGGCCTCGGCGGACTGGGCTCGGCGGCACTGCACCGCCTGTCCGCCGAGCTGGGGCCGGGTGTGCTGGGCCTCGAGCAGTTCGAGCTCGGGCACCACCGGGGGGCCTCGCAGGACCACTCCCGCATCATCCGGCTCGCCCAGCACCAGGAGCACTACGCCGCACTCGCCGCTCCGGCCTACAAGGCGTGGGCCGAGGTCGAGGCCGAGTCCGGGCAGCAGATCCTCACCCGCACCGGCGGGCTGGTGATCGAGGACCGGATCGCCCGCCGGGGCGCGGCGACCGGCACCCGCAACATCGAGGGCTACACCGCGATGTTCGACCGTTTCGGCGTCGGGTACGAGCTGCTCGACGCCGACGAGCTCACCGCCCGCTGGCCGCAGTTCCGCGTCGAGGGTGGCGAGCAGGCCCTCTACCAGGCGGACTCGGGCATCGTCGACGCCGCACGGGCCAACGCGGTGCACATCGCGCTCGCCAGGGCACACGGTGCCGAGGTCCGCCCGCACACCCCGGTCCGGGCGATCCGCGCCGACGGTGACGGCGTCACCGTCGTCACCGACGGGGAGACCCTGCGCGCCGACCGTGTCGTGGTGGCCGCCGACGCCTGGACCAACCAGGTGCTCGCCGGGACCGGTGTGCAGCTCCCGCTGACCGTCCTGCGCGAGCAGATCACCTACTACTCCACCCCGCACCTCGCCGAGTTCTCGACCTCCCGGTTCCCGGTGTTCATGTGGCACGGACGGCACAACTTCTACGGGTTCCCCGTCTACGGCGAGGTCGCCACGAAACTCGGCCAGCACATGGGCGGCGAGGAGACCACCGCCGAGGACCGCTCCTTCGAGCCGGACCCGGTCCGCCGTGACCGCTACGACGACTTCCTCGTCCGGCACCTCCCGCGCTTCCGCGGGCCGGAGCTGTACTCCCGGACCTGCCTCTACACCGTGCCGCCGGACCAGAACTTCATCCTGGACAGGCTGCCCGGATCCCCGCAGATCGTCGTCGCCAACGGCGCCGGCCACGCCTACAAGTTCGCCGCACTGATCGGCGGGCTGCTCGCCGACCTCGCCCTGGACCGCGAGCCCGCCCACGCCGTCGACGCGTTCTCCGCCGGCCGCCCCGCGCTCACCGACCCGGCGTTCCCCCGCAGCTTCCACGTCTGA
- a CDS encoding LysR substrate-binding domain-containing protein, with protein MIDRRLRVLAAIARHGTVTAAAEICRMTPSSASHQMQGLARELGVTLLEPDGRGVRLTAAARTLLAHGETLAAQWERARAELAAHRDGDVGGVVRFCGFSTAAAAVVPEVMGRLRESHPALQVALRECEPARAFDLLAAGEADIVVVVATSAIPPASDPSFDQRALFDEPLDLLVGPDHPLVERPDVALHDLAGDRWICSSPGRAYHQLVTMACSSAGFAPDIAHYADEWDTGAALVARGFGVALVPRLADLPARHDTRRLRIGTPPVPIRRVIAAVRAGAQDQPAVAAGLDSLRAVCRSLADRLAAA; from the coding sequence ATGATCGATCGGAGGCTCCGGGTGCTCGCGGCGATCGCGCGGCACGGGACCGTCACCGCCGCGGCCGAGATCTGCCGGATGACCCCGTCCTCGGCGTCGCACCAGATGCAGGGCCTGGCGCGGGAGCTGGGGGTCACGCTGCTCGAGCCCGACGGGCGGGGCGTGCGGCTCACCGCGGCCGCCCGGACCCTCCTGGCGCACGGCGAGACGCTGGCCGCGCAGTGGGAGCGGGCCCGCGCCGAGCTGGCGGCGCACCGCGACGGGGACGTCGGAGGCGTCGTCCGGTTCTGCGGGTTCTCCACCGCGGCGGCGGCCGTCGTGCCCGAGGTCATGGGGCGGCTGCGTGAGAGCCACCCGGCCCTGCAGGTCGCGCTCCGCGAGTGCGAGCCGGCCCGGGCGTTCGACCTGCTCGCCGCGGGCGAGGCCGACATCGTCGTGGTCGTCGCGACGTCGGCCATCCCCCCGGCGTCGGACCCGTCGTTCGACCAGCGTGCGCTGTTCGACGAGCCCCTGGACCTGCTCGTGGGCCCCGACCACCCGTTGGTCGAGCGGCCGGACGTGGCGCTGCACGACCTGGCCGGTGACCGGTGGATCTGCAGCAGCCCCGGGCGCGCCTACCACCAGCTCGTGACGATGGCGTGCTCCAGCGCGGGCTTCGCCCCGGACATCGCCCACTACGCCGACGAGTGGGACACCGGTGCCGCCCTGGTCGCCCGCGGCTTCGGGGTGGCGCTCGTACCCCGGCTGGCCGACCTGCCGGCCCGGCACGACACGCGCCGGCTGCGCATCGGCACGCCACCGGTGCCGATCCGCCGGGTGATCGCCGCGGTCCGCGCGGGCGCGCAGGACCAGCCCGCCGTCGCCGCCGGTCTCGACAGCCTGCGTGCGGTGTGCCGGTCGCTGGCGGACCGGCTCGCCGCGGCATGA
- a CDS encoding HAMP domain-containing sensor histidine kinase, whose translation MRSRIVRLAVTAAAAALVLFGVPLALGLQQYATADERSSLQRLAEFGALSVQEDMSHDLDPTELPAGPDDTSVALYDEDGDLVLGAGPPVGDGPVDRVLRGGLVSGPPDQLVVAAPVSDTHDVVGVVRVASPAGTVTAMLLPIWSGMLGLAALILAAVWLFARGLARRLSRPMETLAAEATRLGDGDFAVRPEPTGIPEVDLVGTALAGTGRRLDELLARERAFSAEASHQLRTPLAGLRLRLESTLDRPDRLTRATVEDGLASIDRLERTIDELLTLARERRGRSAPVDLVRLLAEAEAEWRDRLARAGRVFTTRRPDDLPDPAAGAAAVRQIVGVLLDNAAQHGAGAVSLVAREAGPSAVALDVTDEGGGVPESALAGNGSGMGVALARRLAESEGGRLTIRRSPSVVTLLLPVAEQATDGH comes from the coding sequence ATGCGCTCCCGGATCGTGCGGCTCGCCGTCACCGCCGCCGCGGCGGCACTCGTCCTGTTCGGGGTGCCGCTCGCCCTGGGCCTGCAGCAGTACGCCACGGCGGACGAACGGTCCTCGCTCCAGCGACTCGCCGAGTTCGGCGCCCTGTCGGTGCAGGAGGACATGAGCCACGACCTCGATCCCACGGAGCTGCCGGCCGGGCCCGACGACACCTCGGTCGCGCTCTACGACGAGGACGGCGACCTCGTCCTCGGCGCGGGCCCGCCGGTCGGGGACGGACCGGTCGACCGCGTCCTGCGTGGCGGTCTGGTCTCCGGTCCCCCGGACCAGCTCGTGGTGGCAGCACCGGTGTCCGACACCCACGACGTCGTCGGTGTGGTCCGCGTCGCGAGCCCGGCCGGGACCGTCACCGCCATGCTCCTCCCGATCTGGTCCGGCATGCTCGGCCTGGCCGCGCTGATCCTCGCCGCGGTCTGGCTGTTCGCGCGCGGTCTCGCCCGGCGGCTCTCCCGTCCGATGGAGACGCTCGCCGCCGAGGCGACCCGGCTCGGTGACGGCGACTTCGCGGTGCGGCCCGAACCCACCGGCATCCCCGAGGTCGATCTCGTGGGCACCGCCCTCGCGGGGACCGGGCGCCGTCTCGACGAGCTGCTGGCCCGTGAGCGCGCGTTCTCGGCCGAGGCCTCGCACCAGCTACGGACACCGCTGGCGGGTCTCCGGCTGCGGCTGGAGTCGACGCTCGACCGTCCGGACCGGCTGACCCGCGCGACCGTCGAGGACGGCCTCGCGTCCATCGACCGGTTGGAGCGCACCATCGACGAGCTGCTCACGCTGGCCCGCGAGCGACGGGGACGGTCCGCCCCGGTCGACCTGGTGCGGTTGCTGGCCGAGGCCGAGGCCGAGTGGCGCGACCGCCTCGCCCGTGCGGGGCGCGTCTTCACGACTCGCCGGCCCGACGACCTCCCCGACCCGGCCGCGGGGGCGGCGGCCGTCCGCCAGATCGTCGGCGTCCTGCTCGACAACGCCGCCCAGCACGGCGCCGGTGCCGTCTCCCTCGTCGCCCGTGAGGCCGGGCCGAGCGCGGTGGCGCTCGACGTCACCGACGAGGGCGGTGGTGTCCCGGAGTCCGCGCTCGCCGGCAACGGGTCCGGCATGGGTGTCGCACTCGCCCGTCGCCTCGCCGAGTCCGAGGGCGGCCGCCTGACGATCCGGCGGTCACCGTCGGTGGTGACGCTGTTGCTCCCCGTCGCCGAGCAGGCGACCGACGGCCACTGA
- a CDS encoding response regulator transcription factor yields MTSEPRVLVVEDDPTIGDVLVGALSEQGYDVVSAPDGGTALAAADRQPVDLALLDLGLPDLDGNEVCRRLRDRCPEAIVIILTARAEEMDVVVGLEAGADDYLTKPVRLAELLARVRAHLRRGGIVGVTRRIEIGDLRIDTGSRRVRVAGHEIDLRAREFDLLERLAREPGVAVSRDRLMADVWDEHWFGSTKTLDVHVAAVRRRLAGRPGAQVPTITTLRGHGYRLDPPGPAGDHG; encoded by the coding sequence ATGACGTCCGAGCCGCGGGTCCTCGTGGTCGAGGACGACCCCACGATCGGTGACGTCCTCGTCGGTGCCCTGAGCGAGCAGGGTTACGACGTGGTCTCCGCCCCCGACGGCGGTACGGCACTGGCCGCCGCCGACCGGCAGCCGGTCGACCTGGCGCTGCTCGACCTGGGCCTGCCGGATCTCGACGGCAACGAGGTCTGCCGACGGCTGCGGGACCGGTGCCCGGAGGCGATCGTGATCATCCTGACCGCGCGGGCCGAGGAGATGGACGTCGTCGTCGGTCTGGAGGCCGGGGCCGACGACTACCTGACCAAGCCGGTACGGCTGGCCGAGCTGCTGGCCCGTGTGCGTGCCCACCTGCGGCGCGGCGGCATCGTCGGCGTCACCCGCCGGATCGAGATCGGTGACCTCCGCATCGACACCGGGAGCCGCCGCGTCCGCGTGGCGGGGCACGAGATCGACCTCCGCGCCCGCGAGTTCGACCTGCTCGAACGGCTCGCCCGCGAGCCGGGCGTCGCGGTGAGCCGCGACCGGCTCATGGCCGACGTGTGGGACGAGCACTGGTTCGGATCGACGAAGACGCTGGACGTCCACGTCGCCGCCGTGCGGCGACGGCTGGCAGGCCGTCCGGGCGCGCAGGTCCCGACCATCACGACGTTGCGCGGGCACGGCTACCGCCTCGACCCACCGGGTCCCGCCGGTGACCACGGCTGA